The following are encoded together in the Amyelois transitella isolate CPQ chromosome 6, ilAmyTran1.1, whole genome shotgun sequence genome:
- the LOC106141123 gene encoding troponin T, skeletal muscle, protein MSDEEEYSGSEEEEVEEEVPETKPAPKPESRPSIAGEGDPEFIKRQDQKRSDLDEQLKEYINEWRKQRAKEEEELKRLKEKQAKRKVSRAEEEKRLAQKKKEEEERRVREIEEKKQRDIEEKRQRLEEAEKKRQAMLQAMKESSKTGPNFTIQKKSDNFGLSNAQLERNKTKEQLEEEKKISLSIRIKPLNIDNLSTEKLRIKAQELWDCIVKLETEKYDLEERQKRQDYDLKELKERQKQQLRHKALKKGLDPEALTGKHPPKIQVASKYERRVDTRSYDDKKKLFEGDLEKLNKDFLEKVWHERAEQFGGRQKARLPKWFGERPGKKKGDLESPEGEEDVKAEPEEEEPLYEPEPEEEEEVVEEEEEEEEEEEEEEEEEEEEE, encoded by the exons ATGTCTGACGAAGAAGAATACtc TGGCTCCGAGGAGGAGGAAGTTGAAGAAGAAGTTCCGGAGAC GAA ACCCGCCCCTAAACCAGA GAGTAGACCATCGATCGC GGGTGAGGGAGATCCAGAATTCATCAag CGTCAGGATCAGAAGCGGTCGGATTTGGACGAGCAGTTGAAGGAATACATCAACGAATGGCGCAAACAGCGAGCCAAGGAAGAGGAGGAGCTCAAACGCCTCAAGGAGAAGCAGGCTAAGCGCAAG GTATCCCGCGCTGAAGAAGAAAAGCGtctcgcccaaaagaagaaggaagaagaagaaaggaGAGTTCGCGAGATTGAGGAGAAGAAACAGCGCGACATTGAGGAGAAGAGGCAACGGCTGGAGGAAGCCGAGAAGAAGCGCCAAGCTATGCTGCAGGCGATGAAGGAGTCCAGCAAGACCGGACCCAACTTCACCATTCAAAAGAAGAGCGATAAC TTTGGCTTATCCAACGCGCAACTGGAACGCAACAAGACCAAGGAGCAGTTGGAAGAAGAGAAGAAGATCTCCCTCTCCATCCGCATCAAGCCCCTGAACATCGACAACCTCTCCACTGAGAAGCTACGGATAAAGGCCCAGGAGCTGTGGGACTGCATCGTCAAACTCGAGACCGAGAAATACGATCTTGAGGAGAGGCAAAAGAGGCAGGACTACGAC TTAAAAGAGCTCAAAGAAAGACAGAAGCAACAGTTGAGACACAAGGCCCTGAAGAAGGGTCTCGACCCAGAGGCACTCACAGGAAAGCACCCG CCCAAAATCCAAGTAGCATCCAAATATGAGCGGCGTGTGGACACACGGTCATACGACGACAAAAAGAAGTTGTTCGAGGGT GACCTAGAGAAATTGAACAAGGACTTCCTTGAGAAGGTCTGGCACGAGAGAGCCGAGCAGTTCGGAGGCAGGCAAAAGG CGAGACTGCCTAAATGGTTCGGCGAGCGGCCCGGCAAGAAGAAGGGCGACCTCGAATCCCCCGAAGGCGAGGAGGATGTCAAGGCGGAGCCCGAGGAGGAGGAACCTTTGTACGAGCCCGAACCCGAGGAGGAGGAGGAGGTCGTagaggaggaagaagaagaggaGGAAGAAGAGGAGGAGGAggaagaggaagaagaagaggaGGAATAA